Proteins co-encoded in one Flavobacteriales bacterium genomic window:
- a CDS encoding gliding motility-associated C-terminal domain-containing protein, which translates to MKSIKTIPEKNGFNTVISKIALVLSVLLLTSVSSFAQITDVITSCGPISWYGNTYTSSNYTATESVTDDNNNTIIYTLNFTKIDLSGPHVVTSCGPYTWTNGTGATYTSDNTSASYIATSESGCDSLVTLDLTIVSANTGTDVIDTCSSITWINGITYTTSNYTATHTLLNADGCDSVVTLNYTNAPLLTETDTVIACDVPYTWIDGATYWGDVTNGATKHMDITIDGCENEITLYLRIVDFIESTDNITSCIPITWIDGVTYSSSNNTATETYITSTGCDSIVTLNLTIPVDADNSTDLLVCNDDIVTLSANITNAISYDWQNGSTSSLINVNAEGKYWVTAVTTCGFSSDTFYVSYLPIPSIDLGLDTILCNGETLRLDATYDDATYEWQDGTTGPEITTGVEGIFWVIINTGCGSAGDSITVDVNVIDPFEFNDTTVCNRDTITLDVTSDHATYLWNDGSTDPMMVIGEEGEYSVEISNYCEAVTFKKYVTFEACYTVVDIANIFTPNNDGVNDVFSPILIDGISSISYQIFNRWGQRLFFTESQEEFWDGKNESNKDVPEGIYLYVIEYNNLDNEDVIETGYITVLR; encoded by the coding sequence TTGAAGTCAATTAAAACCATACCTGAGAAGAACGGATTTAACACTGTTATCAGCAAAATAGCGCTTGTACTTTCAGTGTTACTTCTAACATCGGTTAGCAGCTTTGCACAAATTACCGATGTAATAACTTCATGCGGTCCAATTTCATGGTATGGTAATACATACACAAGCAGTAATTATACAGCCACGGAATCTGTAACCGACGATAATAACAACACTATAATATATACCCTAAACTTTACAAAGATAGATCTAAGTGGACCTCACGTGGTTACAAGCTGCGGTCCCTATACATGGACCAATGGTACCGGAGCTACCTATACATCTGATAATACTTCCGCTTCATATATTGCAACTAGCGAAAGTGGATGTGACTCTCTTGTAACTTTAGATTTAACAATTGTATCTGCCAACACAGGAACTGATGTAATTGATACCTGTTCATCAATAACTTGGATTAACGGTATCACATATACTACTTCTAATTATACAGCCACACATACCCTTCTTAATGCCGATGGATGTGATTCTGTTGTTACGCTTAATTATACTAACGCTCCACTTCTTACCGAAACAGATACTGTAATTGCCTGTGATGTTCCTTATACATGGATTGACGGTGCAACTTATTGGGGTGATGTGACAAATGGAGCCACAAAACACATGGATATAACAATCGATGGCTGTGAAAACGAAATAACACTTTATCTAAGAATAGTTGATTTTATTGAAAGCACGGATAATATTACCTCTTGTATTCCAATTACCTGGATTGATGGAGTAACATATTCTAGCTCCAACAATACAGCTACAGAGACATATATTACCAGTACCGGATGCGATTCGATTGTAACGCTTAATCTTACTATTCCAGTCGATGCAGACAACTCAACCGATTTACTTGTCTGCAACGACGACATTGTAACCCTAAGTGCCAATATCACGAATGCAATTTCTTACGATTGGCAAAACGGCTCTACCTCTTCTCTAATAAATGTTAACGCGGAAGGAAAGTATTGGGTAACGGCAGTAACGACTTGCGGCTTTTCATCAGACACCTTTTACGTATCCTATCTTCCAATACCTTCTATAGATTTAGGATTGGATACGATACTGTGTAATGGAGAAACATTACGTTTAGACGCCACCTATGATGATGCAACTTACGAATGGCAAGACGGCACTACAGGTCCAGAAATCACTACCGGTGTAGAAGGGATATTTTGGGTAATAATAAATACTGGATGTGGATCAGCTGGAGATTCTATAACTGTGGATGTTAATGTTATTGACCCATTCGAATTTAATGACACAACAGTATGTAATCGAGATACTATAACCCTTGACGTAACATCAGATCATGCAACTTATTTATGGAACGATGGATCCACAGATCCAATGATGGTAATCGGTGAGGAAGGAGAATACTCAGTAGAAATTTCTAATTATTGCGAGGCAGTAACATTCAAGAAATACGTAACTTTTGAAGCATGCTATACGGTAGTGGATATTGCAAATATTTTCACCCCCAATAATGATGGGGTAAACGATGTATTCTCACCAATATTAATTGACGGCATAAGCTCAATCAGCTATCAGATTTTTAACAGATGGGGACAGCGTTTATTCTTCACTGAATCGCAAGAAGAGTTCTGGGATGGTAAAAATGAATCTAATAAAGATGTGCCGGAAGGAATTTATCTTTATGTGAT